In a single window of the Halobaculum lipolyticum genome:
- a CDS encoding class I SAM-dependent methyltransferase has product MRRFTADYLERTRRGMWESREALAPLELADRTRVLDVGCGTGELTRVLAEEAPAAEVVGVDADRDLLAAAREATGADAGGDRTAYVAGDATRLPFPDDAFDLVACQALLINLPDPAAAVREFARVSADSVAAVEPDNADVTVRSTVDAEAALEAEVREAYIAGVATDVAMGDRVGDLFADAGLAGVESRRYRHEKRVDPPYSGADLEDIARKASGAGIADHETELRRELGAAGYDDLRREWRAMGRSAAEQAQTGEYERVETVPFDVTVGRV; this is encoded by the coding sequence ATGCGCCGCTTCACCGCCGACTACCTCGAACGGACGCGCCGCGGAATGTGGGAGTCGCGCGAGGCGCTCGCGCCGTTGGAACTGGCCGACAGAACCCGTGTCCTCGACGTCGGCTGCGGGACGGGCGAACTCACGCGCGTGCTCGCCGAGGAGGCGCCCGCCGCCGAGGTCGTCGGCGTCGACGCCGACCGGGACCTGTTGGCGGCCGCCCGCGAGGCGACCGGAGCCGACGCGGGCGGCGACCGAACCGCGTACGTCGCCGGCGACGCGACCCGGCTCCCGTTCCCGGACGACGCTTTCGACCTCGTCGCCTGTCAGGCGCTGTTGATCAACCTCCCCGACCCCGCGGCGGCGGTCCGGGAGTTCGCCCGGGTCTCGGCGGACTCGGTCGCCGCCGTCGAACCCGACAACGCCGACGTGACGGTCCGGTCGACCGTCGACGCCGAGGCCGCCCTCGAAGCCGAGGTCCGCGAGGCGTACATCGCGGGCGTCGCGACCGACGTGGCGATGGGCGACCGCGTGGGCGACCTGTTCGCCGACGCGGGCTTGGCCGGCGTCGAGTCGCGCCGCTACCGCCACGAGAAACGGGTCGACCCGCCCTACTCGGGGGCGGATCTGGAGGACATCGCCCGCAAGGCCAGCGGCGCCGGCATCGCCGACCACGAGACCGAACTCCGCAGGGAACTCGGGGCGGCCGGCTACGACGACCTCAGACGCGAGTGGCGGGCGATGGGGCGATCGGCCGCCGAGCAGGCGCAGACGGGCGAGTACGAGCGCGTCGAGA
- a CDS encoding carboxypeptidase M32 — translation MATDATGESTETADAYAALVERFERINGVQGAAGVLGWDQQVMMPEGGTPARSKQLSVLSSLSHELLTDDETADLLDACEDLDLDDEQEAQLREMRREFERANAVPTELVEEISETSTEALGAWEQARAEDDFEQFAPYLEKLVDLKRQYAEHIDPDRDAYEVLFEDYEPCLPLEQAEEILETLKETLVPMIDEIRASDADVTTDAFAGEFPEDGQEELSRDVLTTLGYDWDRGRLDPSTHPFTSGNVYDCRVTTRYDETDPLGGLMATVHEFGHAFYNLGLPEEHFGTPLGESRDLSVHESQSRLWENHVGRSPAFWELVTPKFDEYFDTDATAREAFESANQVYEDNLVRVEADELTYHLHIVIRFEIEKALIAGDLAVEDVPEVWNDKYEQYLGIRPDTDAEGCLQDIHWSHGNFGYFPTYSLGSVMASQLFNAAEDDIGNVYGDVREGDFAALQEWLRDNVHRHGARYETNELVREATGEDFTADYFVDYVRSKYGDLYDLEDSV, via the coding sequence ATGGCTACCGACGCGACCGGCGAGTCCACCGAGACCGCCGACGCTTACGCGGCACTCGTGGAGCGATTCGAACGGATCAACGGCGTGCAGGGCGCGGCGGGCGTCCTCGGCTGGGACCAGCAGGTGATGATGCCCGAGGGCGGCACCCCCGCCCGCTCGAAGCAGCTGTCGGTCCTCTCCTCGCTGAGCCACGAGCTGCTCACGGACGACGAGACCGCCGACCTGCTCGACGCCTGTGAGGACCTCGATCTCGACGACGAGCAGGAAGCACAACTCCGGGAGATGCGCCGCGAGTTCGAGCGCGCGAACGCGGTTCCCACGGAACTGGTCGAGGAGATCTCCGAGACCTCCACCGAGGCGCTGGGCGCGTGGGAGCAGGCGCGCGCCGAAGACGACTTCGAGCAGTTCGCGCCGTACCTGGAGAAGCTGGTCGACCTGAAGCGGCAGTACGCCGAGCACATCGACCCCGACCGCGACGCCTACGAGGTGCTGTTCGAGGACTACGAGCCGTGCCTCCCGCTGGAGCAGGCCGAGGAGATCCTGGAGACGCTCAAGGAGACGCTCGTGCCGATGATCGACGAGATCCGCGCGAGCGACGCCGACGTGACGACCGACGCGTTCGCCGGCGAGTTCCCCGAGGACGGCCAGGAGGAACTGTCCCGGGACGTGCTCACGACGCTCGGCTACGACTGGGACCGCGGCCGCCTCGACCCCTCGACGCACCCGTTCACCTCCGGCAACGTGTACGACTGCCGGGTGACGACCCGCTACGACGAGACCGACCCGCTGGGCGGGCTGATGGCGACGGTCCACGAGTTCGGCCACGCGTTCTACAACCTCGGCTTGCCCGAGGAGCACTTCGGCACGCCGCTGGGCGAGTCGCGCGACCTGTCGGTCCACGAGAGCCAGTCGCGCCTGTGGGAGAACCACGTCGGTCGGTCGCCGGCGTTCTGGGAGCTCGTCACGCCGAAGTTCGACGAGTACTTCGACACCGACGCGACGGCGCGGGAGGCGTTCGAGTCCGCCAACCAGGTGTACGAGGACAACCTCGTCCGCGTCGAGGCGGACGAGCTGACCTACCACCTCCACATCGTCATCCGCTTCGAGATCGAGAAGGCCCTGATCGCGGGCGACCTGGCCGTCGAGGACGTCCCCGAGGTGTGGAACGACAAGTACGAGCAGTACCTCGGCATCCGCCCCGACACCGACGCCGAGGGGTGCCTGCAGGACATCCACTGGAGCCACGGCAACTTCGGCTACTTCCCGACGTACTCGCTCGGCTCCGTGATGGCGAGTCAGCTGTTCAACGCCGCCGAGGACGACATCGGGAACGTCTACGGCGACGTCCGCGAGGGCGACTTCGCGGCCCTCCAGGAGTGGCTCCGCGACAACGTCCACCGCCACGGCGCCCGCTACGAGACGAACGAACTCGTCCGGGAGGCGACCGGCGAGGACTTCACCGCCGACTACTTCGTCGACTACGTGCGCTCGAAGTACGGCGACCTGTACGACCTCGAGGACTCGGTGTAA